Proteins encoded together in one Entomobacter blattae window:
- a CDS encoding DEAD/DEAH box helicase: MVNKPSEKKLAPSPSEKQKNKTISFNDLELSAPLLQAIEEIGYKTPTEIQVQAIPAILMGRDILGVAQTGTGKTASFTLPLLEILSGSRARARMPRSLILAPTRELALQVAENFQQYGRYTKLTHALLIGGESMTDQKETLNKGVDVLIATPGRLLDLFERGGLLLNQIRALVIDEADRMLDMGFIPDVEKIINLLPTTRQTLLFSATIADEIKTLADKFLFSPLEITIASSASVASTLTAKAIHVTPRQKNDVIKILLEQENIQSAITFCNRKRDVDILVRFLRKNNFSAQALHGDLTQSLRTSTLEKFRTGDIKILICSDIAARGIDVDTVSHVFNYDLPRHPEDYVHRIGRAGRAGRTGYAYSLVTDLDQKSLLAIEKLIGTKIEFIDIEEIKPSLQDTPPQQREKARSHSSHRTSSSPRREPAHSARISSSPDPLANEEVQNRGDGSETIRGFGNMIPSFMLRSPISLRALPNNEIGEALPDEQEKLPAHEESEESHQEPLLEEVSEIPPRRSTKRSYRRRYSRR; this comes from the coding sequence TTGGTAAACAAACCATCGGAAAAAAAATTGGCCCCTTCCCCATCTGAAAAGCAAAAAAACAAAACCATTTCGTTCAACGATCTTGAGCTTTCTGCCCCACTTTTACAAGCTATTGAAGAAATCGGTTATAAAACCCCCACGGAGATTCAAGTCCAGGCTATACCTGCCATTCTTATGGGCCGGGATATTTTAGGTGTGGCCCAAACTGGAACCGGAAAAACAGCCTCTTTTACTCTTCCCTTGCTTGAAATCCTCTCCGGCTCACGGGCTAGGGCCCGCATGCCGCGCTCTCTCATTCTTGCCCCCACCCGTGAGCTTGCTCTACAAGTTGCTGAAAATTTCCAACAATATGGGCGTTATACAAAACTGACCCATGCCCTCCTCATCGGAGGAGAAAGCATGACTGACCAAAAAGAAACCCTCAATAAAGGGGTAGATGTGCTTATCGCAACACCAGGGCGGTTGCTAGACCTTTTCGAACGAGGCGGTTTACTCCTCAATCAAATTCGTGCCTTGGTTATTGACGAAGCCGATCGTATGCTGGATATGGGATTTATCCCTGATGTTGAGAAAATTATTAACTTGTTGCCTACCACCCGCCAAACGTTATTATTTTCTGCAACCATTGCTGACGAAATTAAAACCCTGGCCGATAAATTTCTGTTCTCTCCCTTAGAAATCACCATAGCCAGCAGTGCCTCTGTTGCCTCCACCCTCACAGCGAAAGCCATTCATGTAACGCCGAGGCAAAAAAACGATGTAATAAAAATCCTTTTGGAGCAAGAAAACATCCAAAGTGCGATAACATTTTGCAACCGCAAAAGAGATGTGGATATTCTTGTACGATTTTTAAGGAAAAATAATTTCTCTGCCCAGGCTCTTCATGGTGACTTAACGCAGTCCTTGCGGACATCAACTTTGGAAAAGTTCCGCACGGGAGACATTAAAATCCTTATTTGTTCTGACATTGCAGCCCGTGGAATCGATGTAGATACCGTATCGCATGTCTTTAATTATGATCTTCCACGTCATCCGGAAGACTATGTTCATCGTATCGGTCGCGCTGGCAGGGCTGGAAGAACAGGATATGCCTATAGTCTTGTAACCGATTTAGACCAAAAAAGCCTCCTTGCCATTGAAAAACTTATTGGGACCAAAATTGAATTTATCGACATAGAGGAAATTAAGCCAAGCCTACAGGATACACCCCCCCAACAAAGGGAAAAAGCAAGATCTCATAGTTCGCACCGTACATCATCTTCTCCACGCCGCGAACCTGCGCATTCAGCAAGAATCTCTTCTAGTCCAGATCCTCTCGCTAACGAAGAGGTACAAAACCGAGGAGATGGTTCTGAAACGATCAGAGGGTTTGGTAATATGATACCCTCTTTTATGTTAAGAAGCCCGATTTCTCTGCGCGCTCTTCCCAATAATGAAATAGGTGAAGCTTTACCGGACGAACAGGAAAAATTACCTGCACATGAAGAGAGCGAGGAGTCTCATCAGGAGCCCCTTCTTGAGGAGGTCTCAGAAATCCCCCCTCGTAGATCTACAAAAAGATCTTACCGCAGACGATATTCACGCCGATAA
- a CDS encoding glycoside hydrolase family 15 protein: MASPALFIEDYAMIGDGHSCALVGLNGSIDWLCWPRFDSAACFAALLGNRENGHWQIMPVSELGQEWQPSRFYHENTNILETVFTSSDGNTFSIIDFMAIGNSHSSIVRIVECKKGKAVVENQMRLRFDYGRSIPWVSRLECEEGYAIKAVAGPQQCVMRSSVPLEGKNFSTVSLFTLNTGEKAVFTLSTSASYRSIPPAFNVEDSFKKTKKFWQEWSERCHYEGLYQKEVMRSLLVLKAMIYEPTGGIVAAPTTSLPETIGGSRNWDYRYCWLRDSTLTLIAMIRCGYHEEADSWRGWFRRAIAGTPAQSQIMYGLRGERQLNEWEVPWLSGYENSLPVRIGNGAAGQIQLDIAGEMAMVLHLSRKTGLRSPDEDWYFELNLLKYLEHIWHLPDEGMWEIREKRQHFTFSKVSCWVAFDRAIHDAIQYGLEAPIERWKAIRDRIHQQVCEQGFDKDKNSFVQFYGGSELDATLLLLPVVNFLPITDPKIQGTVSAIEKELLVDGFVQRYRPETGVDGLDGQDEGVFLACSFWLVDVYILQGRKQEAVELFERVLSISNELGLLSEEYDVKLKRLVGNFPQAFSHLALINTALHLNAGKVPVLDDIKTSVEPSPV, translated from the coding sequence ATGGCTTCCCCAGCCTTGTTCATAGAAGATTACGCAATGATTGGTGATGGGCATAGTTGTGCCCTGGTTGGGTTGAACGGCTCTATCGACTGGCTATGCTGGCCACGGTTTGATAGTGCTGCCTGTTTTGCAGCCTTGTTAGGAAATCGAGAAAATGGTCACTGGCAGATTATGCCAGTATCCGAGCTTGGTCAGGAGTGGCAGCCTTCTCGTTTTTATCATGAAAATACGAATATTCTTGAAACAGTCTTTACTTCTTCTGATGGGAATACATTCTCAATTATAGACTTTATGGCGATAGGAAATTCACATTCAAGTATTGTTCGGATTGTGGAATGCAAAAAAGGGAAGGCCGTTGTAGAAAACCAAATGCGCCTTCGGTTTGATTATGGTCGCTCCATTCCTTGGGTCAGCCGGCTTGAGTGTGAAGAAGGTTACGCTATAAAGGCTGTAGCCGGCCCGCAGCAATGTGTCATGCGCAGTAGTGTACCGCTTGAGGGTAAAAACTTTTCAACAGTCTCTTTATTTACACTCAATACCGGTGAAAAGGCGGTTTTTACTCTTTCTACTTCTGCTTCTTATAGAAGTATTCCTCCTGCTTTTAATGTCGAGGACTCTTTTAAAAAAACAAAGAAATTCTGGCAGGAGTGGTCCGAGCGATGCCATTATGAGGGGCTTTATCAAAAAGAGGTTATGCGTTCACTCTTGGTTCTAAAAGCCATGATTTACGAGCCTACAGGAGGGATTGTTGCTGCTCCAACCACATCTTTGCCAGAAACTATTGGGGGAAGCCGCAATTGGGATTACCGTTATTGCTGGCTAAGGGATTCTACTCTCACACTTATCGCTATGATTCGATGCGGCTATCATGAAGAGGCCGATAGCTGGAGAGGATGGTTTAGAAGGGCGATAGCAGGAACACCTGCGCAAAGCCAAATTATGTATGGGCTTCGTGGAGAAAGACAGCTTAATGAATGGGAAGTTCCATGGCTTTCCGGTTATGAAAATTCTCTGCCTGTGCGTATAGGGAATGGCGCAGCAGGGCAAATACAGCTTGATATTGCCGGAGAGATGGCCATGGTCTTGCATCTTAGCCGTAAAACAGGGTTACGCTCTCCGGATGAGGATTGGTATTTTGAGCTGAATCTGTTGAAATATTTAGAGCATATCTGGCACCTCCCTGATGAGGGAATGTGGGAGATTAGAGAAAAACGGCAGCATTTTACTTTTTCCAAAGTGTCGTGCTGGGTTGCTTTTGATCGGGCTATTCATGATGCTATCCAATATGGTCTAGAGGCTCCTATAGAACGATGGAAAGCCATTAGGGATCGCATTCATCAACAAGTCTGTGAACAAGGATTTGATAAGGATAAGAATAGCTTTGTACAATTTTACGGAGGAAGTGAGTTAGATGCGACCTTGCTGCTTCTTCCTGTTGTAAATTTTTTGCCTATTACGGACCCCAAAATTCAGGGAACTGTTTCTGCCATAGAGAAAGAGCTTCTGGTGGATGGTTTTGTTCAGCGTTATCGCCCAGAGACAGGTGTAGATGGATTGGATGGGCAGGATGAGGGGGTTTTCTTAGCCTGTTCCTTTTGGCTGGTAGATGTGTATATATTGCAGGGCAGAAAGCAAGAAGCAGTAGAGTTATTTGAGCGTGTTCTCTCTATCAGTAACGAATTAGGGCTGCTTTCAGAAGAGTATGATGTAAAGCTGAAAAGGCTGGTAGGGAATTTTCCTCAAGCATTTTCTCATCTGGCTTTAATTAATACCGCACTGCATCTCAATGCCGGTAAGGTCCCGGTTTTGGATGATATTAAAACTTCGGTAGAACCTAGCCCTGTATGA
- a CDS encoding CopD family protein, with protein MQGSPLWSLILFLHILCMTLWIGGGFYAIYVLRPSLTLLEKTQQASVHLQTLKRFFFLLWHVIPLTLLSGWAMIIHIGGFKNLYWPINAMQGLGLLMGIIFAIMFFGPYKKTRRAIRPQPADFAKIRKLTILNILLGFLTILMAVCSRPF; from the coding sequence ATGCAAGGTTCACCCTTATGGAGCTTAATCCTCTTCCTGCATATCCTATGCATGACCTTATGGATTGGTGGTGGGTTCTATGCCATCTATGTTCTGCGACCAAGCCTTACCCTTTTGGAAAAAACACAACAGGCTTCTGTACATTTGCAAACCCTTAAGCGTTTTTTCTTTCTTTTATGGCATGTTATTCCCCTTACCCTTCTCAGTGGTTGGGCAATGATTATTCATATCGGGGGGTTTAAAAATCTTTACTGGCCCATTAATGCCATGCAAGGGTTAGGACTCCTGATGGGTATTATTTTTGCCATCATGTTTTTTGGACCCTACAAAAAAACACGGCGCGCCATTCGCCCACAACCAGCTGATTTTGCAAAAATAAGGAAGCTTACAATATTAAATATCCTCCTTGGTTTCCTGACTATTTTAATGGCTGTATGCAGCAGACCCTTTTAG
- a CDS encoding NAD(P)H-hydrate dehydratase produces the protein MKQFCPQNVLPTPAEMAIIDSLASRTVSIEYLMGRAGWAIANALHKRYRPCHTLVLCGPGNNGGDGYVAARYLAEKGWPISVAHYHDRAPVHGEAALAASRWKGRMASYTVEEVAAADLVVDALFGAGLTRALSEEDANLLKAAKKCISVDIPSGLDGKTGKILGYAPMSDLTITFFRPKPGHFLLPGRAHIGALEVYDIGIPATVFNEITINLWENDPCLWTLPTLKIDSYKYSRGLVTVCGGQTMPGAARLSARGARGAGAGLVRIAARDHVKLFNHEDPGIIVDGMPIKGQVADERQKTWVCGPGLTVREVKKILPLLIGHGKNIVADAGALTAFAGKSTSEIVQNLRGVSVITPHIGEFTRVFGPLVHAVADKVEAARIVAQKIDSVVLLKGADTVIAAPDGRAALNHNAPSAVGTAGSGDILSGVVAALIAAGMPVWDAACAAVWIHGECGKLAGFLPRAEDLAACLPQSYHKALFFS, from the coding sequence ATGAAACAGTTTTGTCCTCAAAATGTTCTTCCCACTCCTGCAGAAATGGCAATCATAGATTCTCTGGCCAGCCGAACCGTCTCTATTGAATATTTAATGGGTAGAGCCGGCTGGGCCATTGCCAATGCTCTCCATAAACGTTATCGCCCGTGTCATACCCTTGTTTTATGTGGCCCTGGCAATAATGGGGGTGATGGATATGTTGCTGCGCGTTATCTTGCTGAAAAAGGGTGGCCAATATCGGTAGCGCATTATCATGATAGGGCTCCTGTCCATGGTGAGGCAGCCCTAGCAGCCTCTCGATGGAAGGGGCGAATGGCTTCCTATACGGTAGAAGAGGTAGCCGCCGCTGATTTGGTGGTGGATGCCTTATTTGGAGCAGGGTTAACACGTGCTTTGTCAGAAGAGGATGCAAATCTTCTTAAGGCTGCCAAAAAATGTATTTCTGTGGATATTCCTTCAGGTCTTGATGGAAAGACAGGAAAGATTCTGGGCTATGCCCCCATGTCAGACCTTACTATAACATTCTTTCGGCCAAAACCTGGGCATTTTTTACTCCCAGGCCGCGCACATATCGGTGCTCTTGAGGTGTATGATATTGGGATTCCCGCTACGGTTTTTAATGAAATAACCATTAATTTGTGGGAAAATGATCCATGTTTATGGACTCTTCCTACGTTAAAAATAGACAGTTATAAATATAGCAGAGGGCTGGTCACAGTGTGTGGAGGGCAGACTATGCCAGGAGCTGCACGGTTATCTGCTCGAGGGGCAAGGGGTGCAGGGGCTGGCTTGGTAAGGATAGCCGCCCGGGACCATGTAAAATTGTTTAACCATGAGGATCCTGGTATTATTGTTGATGGGATGCCAATCAAAGGGCAGGTAGCAGATGAACGCCAAAAGACATGGGTGTGTGGCCCTGGGCTTACGGTTCGGGAAGTAAAAAAAATCCTCCCCCTGTTAATTGGCCATGGGAAGAATATTGTTGCTGATGCTGGGGCCTTAACTGCTTTTGCTGGCAAAAGTACAAGTGAAATAGTGCAAAACCTACGAGGGGTAAGTGTAATAACGCCGCATATTGGAGAGTTTACCAGAGTTTTTGGTCCCCTTGTTCATGCTGTAGCGGATAAGGTTGAGGCGGCGAGAATTGTTGCACAGAAAATTGATTCTGTTGTGTTATTAAAAGGGGCAGATACTGTTATAGCCGCTCCAGATGGGCGAGCTGCTCTTAATCATAACGCCCCTTCTGCTGTGGGTACAGCGGGTTCTGGGGATATCTTGAGCGGGGTTGTGGCCGCACTGATAGCAGCAGGTATGCCCGTATGGGATGCCGCCTGTGCTGCGGTCTGGATCCATGGAGAGTGTGGAAAACTGGCAGGTTTTCTTCCAAGGGCAGAAGATTTGGCAGCCTGCTTACCTCAATCTTATCATAAGGCTCTTTTTTTCTCATAA
- the tig gene encoding trigger factor produces the protein MQVQETLSEGLKRNFTITIPADTVEGKRTERLQELAKTIDLPGFRPGKVPAALVKQRYGKAVHAEVLEQVVGESLNKAMEERGFRPAFNPKVDIVKGNDESKVEDVEIAVETEILPDFDIPEVKGLSLTRYKSEPTEESIENALQEIAKRQREYEDSDQKRPAAVGDVMNVDFIGKMDGVPFEGGTATDVNVEIGGSGFIPGFAEQVEGMSPGEEKTITVTFPENYQAQNLAGKEATFDIKANGFKKAVEVTIDDAMAQKLGFPALEALKDMIRRQIDDEYNKISYMRIKREILDKLAEIVDFAVPETLVVNEFNQIWQQIEADKKADRLDEDDKNKNEETLKSDYRKIAERRVRLGILLAEIGRVNSITVTQDEFANAIRNEAMRYPGQEQQVFDFFRQNPQVAESLRGPLFEDKVIKYIIESADIKDEMVTAEQLTELPPAKLS, from the coding sequence ATGCAGGTTCAAGAAACGCTTTCTGAAGGTTTGAAACGTAACTTCACAATTACTATTCCCGCAGATACAGTTGAAGGGAAACGCACTGAGCGCCTTCAGGAATTAGCAAAAACCATTGATCTTCCAGGGTTTAGGCCAGGAAAAGTTCCTGCTGCTCTTGTTAAACAGCGTTATGGAAAAGCTGTGCATGCAGAAGTTCTTGAGCAAGTGGTTGGTGAATCCCTCAATAAAGCCATGGAAGAACGCGGTTTTCGTCCTGCCTTTAATCCCAAGGTGGATATTGTTAAAGGGAATGACGAGTCCAAGGTTGAAGATGTTGAAATTGCAGTAGAGACTGAAATTTTACCGGATTTTGATATTCCTGAGGTCAAAGGGCTTTCTCTTACGCGTTATAAATCTGAACCAACTGAAGAATCGATAGAAAACGCCCTGCAAGAAATTGCCAAACGTCAGCGTGAATATGAAGATAGCGATCAAAAACGTCCTGCTGCTGTAGGAGATGTGATGAACGTTGATTTTATTGGTAAGATGGATGGGGTTCCGTTTGAAGGTGGAACAGCCACAGATGTTAATGTAGAAATTGGTGGTTCGGGCTTTATTCCTGGTTTTGCTGAGCAGGTTGAAGGAATGTCTCCTGGTGAGGAAAAAACCATTACAGTGACTTTCCCGGAGAATTATCAGGCACAGAATTTGGCTGGTAAGGAAGCTACTTTTGATATTAAGGCTAATGGGTTTAAAAAAGCTGTAGAAGTTACCATTGATGATGCTATGGCTCAAAAACTAGGCTTTCCTGCTTTGGAAGCCCTAAAAGATATGATTCGTCGACAAATTGATGATGAATATAACAAAATCTCCTACATGCGTATTAAGCGTGAAATTTTAGACAAGCTCGCCGAGATCGTGGATTTTGCCGTGCCGGAAACTCTGGTGGTTAATGAGTTTAATCAGATTTGGCAACAGATTGAGGCCGATAAAAAAGCAGACAGACTTGATGAGGACGATAAAAACAAGAACGAAGAGACCTTAAAATCTGATTATCGTAAGATAGCGGAGCGGAGAGTGCGTCTTGGGATTCTTTTAGCTGAAATTGGGAGAGTAAACTCAATTACCGTTACACAAGATGAATTTGCTAACGCTATTCGTAACGAGGCTATGCGTTATCCGGGTCAGGAACAGCAAGTATTTGATTTCTTCCGCCAGAATCCCCAGGTTGCTGAGTCTTTACGTGGGCCTTTATTTGAGGATAAAGTAATAAAATATATTATTGAATCGGCTGATATAAAGGATGAGATGGTAACGGCAGAGCAATTAACAGAGTTGCCGCCAGCCAAGCTATCGTAG
- a CDS encoding ATP-dependent Clp protease proteolytic subunit: MRDTHPVDIWNNALVPMVVEQTSRGERAFDIYSRLLQERIIFLTGPVYDQVASLISAQLLFLESVNPTKEISFYINSPGGVVSAGLAIYDTMQYIRCPVSTVCLGQAASMGSLLLAGGEKGARFSLPNSRIMVHQPSGGAQGQASDIEIQAKEILELRKRLNEIYKHHTGRTLEEIEQKLERDSYMSPDEAKAFGIIDEVVQRHPSVAEGDKSKK; this comes from the coding sequence ATGAGGGATACCCACCCTGTAGATATATGGAATAATGCACTCGTCCCGATGGTGGTTGAGCAAACCTCGAGAGGGGAGAGAGCTTTTGATATTTATTCAAGGCTTTTACAAGAGCGGATTATTTTTCTTACAGGGCCCGTTTATGATCAGGTAGCCTCTTTAATTTCTGCTCAGCTCCTGTTTTTGGAAAGTGTTAATCCTACCAAGGAGATTTCCTTTTACATTAATAGCCCAGGGGGAGTGGTTTCTGCGGGGTTAGCGATTTATGATACTATGCAGTATATCCGCTGTCCTGTGAGCACTGTCTGTCTTGGTCAGGCGGCTTCAATGGGGTCTCTGTTGTTAGCGGGAGGGGAAAAAGGTGCTCGTTTTTCTCTACCTAATTCTCGTATAATGGTCCATCAGCCTTCAGGTGGGGCGCAAGGGCAAGCAAGCGATATTGAAATTCAGGCAAAAGAAATTCTTGAATTACGCAAGCGCCTTAACGAAATATATAAGCATCATACAGGAAGAACGCTTGAGGAGATTGAACAAAAACTTGAGCGTGATTCTTATATGTCGCCGGATGAAGCTAAAGCATTTGGTATTATTGACGAGGTTGTTCAGCGTCATCCTTCGGTGGCAGAAGGAGATAAGAGCAAGAAATAA